Proteins encoded by one window of Paenibacillus urinalis:
- a CDS encoding helix-turn-helix domain-containing protein — protein MAIIINIDVMLAKRKMSVTELSERIGITMANLSILKNGKAKAIRLSTLEAICIALDCQPGDILEYRMDDDSAEAEL, from the coding sequence ATGGCCATAATTATAAATATTGATGTCATGCTGGCGAAGAGAAAAATGAGTGTGACAGAGCTCTCCGAGCGAATCGGGATCACGATGGCGAATCTTTCAATACTGAAGAATGGAAAGGCCAAAGCCATTCGGTTATCAACGCTGGAGGCGATATGTATAGCATTAGATTGCCAACCAGGAGATATTTTGGAATATCGAATGGACGATGATTCAGCAGAAGCAGAGCTTTGA